The DNA window GTCGAACGCGACGGCGCGGCAGCCGGACACGATCCACCGAGGCGTTTTCGTGAACCTGCGCCTCCTCTGCTCGAAGCTGCCGTCGCCGCCGAACAACGTGGAGGCCCTGCCGGCGAGCACCGAGGGCACGAACCGCGACCGGGTGGACGCGCACACCGGGAAGGGCACCTGCGGCGCGGCGTGCCACGCCACGATGATCAACCCGATCGGCTTCGCGTTCGAGAACTACGACGCGCTCGGTCAGTGGCGCACCATGGACAACAGCCTGCCGATCGATGCGGCCGACGAGTTCCACTTCGCCAGCGGCGCCCAGCGCTTCGAGAACGGCGTCGAGCTCAGCCAGGTCATCGCCGAGAGCGACGAGGCCCACAGCTGCTACGCGAAGCACTGGCTCCAGTTCGGGCTCGGCCGCGACACGACGGACGCGGACGCGCCCTTGCTCGTGAAGATCGCCGAGTCGTCGCGCGGAGGCGCTCCGGTGAAGGAGCTGATCCTCGATCTCGTCGCGTCCGATGCCTTCCTTACTCGCTCGCCCGTGGAGGCCCCATGATCAACCGACGTCGTTTCCTTCGCGGTCTGTTCGGAGTCAGCATCGCGATTCCGTTCCTCGAGAGCGTGGCGCCTCGCAAGGCAGAGGCCGGGCCGGGCGACATTCCGCCGTTCGCGATTTTCATGCGCCAAGCCAACGGTGTCGTGCAGAGGACGAACGACGAGCCGGAGCTGTTCTGGCCGAGCGCCCTCGGGCCCCTGACCGTCGCGTCGATGACGGCCGACGGGGAGCGCGCCGTGAGCGAGCTCAAGGACTACGCGGAGAAGCTGACCCTCGTCCGGGGTGTGAACTTCGCGTTCCCGGGCAACGGGTGCGGCCACTCGGGCGGCGGCAACCAGTGCCTGACCGCGGCGCGGGTGTCCGACGATCCTTCCGGGAACGCGTCGCTCTCGATGGGCGAATCCATCGACAACCGGATCGCGCGCGAGCTGAACACCCCCGGCGTCGAGCCGCTCACGCTCTATGCCGGCAAGATGAACGGCTACATCGACGAGGTGATGTCGTACCGCGGGCCCAGGCAGCTCCGCGCTGCCGAACGGAACCCGTACAACGCGTACATGGCGCTGTTCGGGTTGTCCCAGCTCGAGCCCGAGGTGCTGAAGCGTCTGGCGGCCCAGCGGACCAGCGTCAACGACCTGGTGCGCGAGCAGATGAACACGCTCCTCAAGAGCACGGCGCTGAGCAAGAACGACCAGCAGAAGCTCGACATGCACTTCCAGTCCATCCGCGATCTGGAAGTGACCATGAGCTGCCAGCTCCCCGACCCGACCGTGCTCGAGATGGAAGCGATCTCGGGCAGCGCCGGCGCGAACGACAACGTGGAGGCCGTGGCGCGGATGCAGATGGACATCATCGCGCTGGCGATGGCCTGCGGCGTGACCCGCGCGGCGACGCTCCAGATCGGCGACGGTAACGACAGCACCGAGTACACGATCGACGGGGTGCGTCAGAAGAGCTTCCACAAGATCTCGCACCGCATCGACAGCGACGGCGACTCGGGGCCGCCCATCGAGGGCGCGATGATGCTGCACCACAAGATCGACCGCATCCACGGACGGCTGTTCAAGCACCTCCTGGACCGGCTGTCGGCGTACGAGTTCGGCAGCGGGAAGCTGCTCGACTACGGCGTGGCCGTGTGGCTGAACGATCTGGCGAACAAGTACCACTCGTACACGAACGTGCCCTACGTGCTCGCGGGCAGCGCGAACGGCTTCCTGAAGACGGGCCACTACATCGACGCGGGTAACGTCGCGAACAACCGGCTGCTGAGCACGATCGGCGCGGCCGTGGGCTGCCTCAACGAAGAAGGTGCGCCGCTCGACAACTTCGGAGACTCGAGCCTCCCGCGAGGGCACATCAGCGAGATGCTGGGCTGACCATGCCACACCGAAGGGGAGGGGCCATGAAGGGCGTCGCCGGGGGACTCTCGGTGGCGCTCGCGCTGGTGGTCGCGGCGTGCAGCAGCGACGTCGACCCGCCGGGGACACCAGGAGGCACGGGCGGGGGGGGAACTGGCGGCACCGGCGGCTCGGATGGGGGGGCCGGCGGCGCGGCGGGTTCGTGCGTCGATGCGCCCCCCGGAGACGACCTCTCCTTCGTCGCCGGAGGCACCTACGCGGCCGTTCCCCCGAGCACCGAGGTGAACGCGCTCGCCCTCGGTGATCTCGACGGCGATGGCCGTGTCGACCTCGTGTTCGGAGGGAACCCGAGCCCGACGGCGCAGGTGTGGCTCAACGGTGGCGACGGCACGTTCACCAGCCGCGGCGCGGTCCCCCTCGATGACTGGCCCAAGGCGCTGTACCTGGGCCGCCTGGACGCCGACGCAGGGCTCGACCTGGTGAGCATTTCCGAGTGCGCGGCCTCGGACTGCGCCTACCTCGAGGTACTCTCCGGCCTGGGCAACGGCACCTTCCTGACCGCGCAGAGGGCGATCGTGCCCGAGAGCCACATGGACGTGCTCCTCAGCCGGGCAGCAATCGGCGACGTCGATGGTGACGGGCGCGACGAGATCTACGCCACCGGAGAGTCGGAGCTCTACGCCTGGCTGGTGCGGCGGCAGATGAGCGGCATGCTGGAGGCCAGCGAGGTGCGCGCCTTCGACGCGGTGGTGCTGGCCGACTTCGACGGCGATGGCGCGCTCGACGTGGCGGGCACGACGGCGGACGCGGATCTGTACGGCCTGCACGTGCATCTGAACGATGGCGACGGCACCTTCATCGTCCGCGCTCAGGTGGCCTCTCTGGCGCACCGGACACGCCACCTCGCGGCTGGCGATCTGAACGGCGACGGGCAGCAAGACCTCGTGACGATCGACGAGATGCAGACCCTGCAAGTGTGGATGGGCTCGGAGGATGGGAGCACGTTGACACCGAGCCAGTACGCGCTCGGAGCGGGACCGAACCGGTGGCCCGTGCTCGCCGACATCGATGGGGACTGCGATCAGGATCTGCTGCTCACCAGCGGCTCCCGGGTGCAGATCCTGCTGAACCGGGCCGGGCTGCTCGTGGAGGGGCCCCAGATCGACGTGGGAGGCGAACCGAGCGCGCTCGCGGTGGTCGACGTCGATGGGGATGGTCGGCTCGACCTCGTGGTGGCCCGGCGCGATCTCGCCGATGTGCGCGTGTTCTTCAACCGCCATTCTGCTGCGCCCTGATTCTCGCGTCC is part of the Chondromyces crocatus genome and encodes:
- a CDS encoding DUF1552 domain-containing protein — protein: MRQANGVVQRTNDEPELFWPSALGPLTVASMTADGERAVSELKDYAEKLTLVRGVNFAFPGNGCGHSGGGNQCLTAARVSDDPSGNASLSMGESIDNRIARELNTPGVEPLTLYAGKMNGYIDEVMSYRGPRQLRAAERNPYNAYMALFGLSQLEPEVLKRLAAQRTSVNDLVREQMNTLLKSTALSKNDQQKLDMHFQSIRDLEVTMSCQLPDPTVLEMEAISGSAGANDNVEAVARMQMDIIALAMACGVTRAATLQIGDGNDSTEYTIDGVRQKSFHKISHRIDSDGDSGPPIEGAMMLHHKIDRIHGRLFKHLLDRLSAYEFGSGKLLDYGVAVWLNDLANKYHSYTNVPYVLAGSANGFLKTGHYIDAGNVANNRLLSTIGAAVGCLNEEGAPLDNFGDSSLPRGHISEMLG
- a CDS encoding FG-GAP repeat domain-containing protein, which produces MKGVAGGLSVALALVVAACSSDVDPPGTPGGTGGGGTGGTGGSDGGAGGAAGSCVDAPPGDDLSFVAGGTYAAVPPSTEVNALALGDLDGDGRVDLVFGGNPSPTAQVWLNGGDGTFTSRGAVPLDDWPKALYLGRLDADAGLDLVSISECAASDCAYLEVLSGLGNGTFLTAQRAIVPESHMDVLLSRAAIGDVDGDGRDEIYATGESELYAWLVRRQMSGMLEASEVRAFDAVVLADFDGDGALDVAGTTADADLYGLHVHLNDGDGTFIVRAQVASLAHRTRHLAAGDLNGDGQQDLVTIDEMQTLQVWMGSEDGSTLTPSQYALGAGPNRWPVLADIDGDCDQDLLLTSGSRVQILLNRAGLLVEGPQIDVGGEPSALAVVDVDGDGRLDLVVARRDLADVRVFFNRHSAAP